The following nucleotide sequence is from Barnesiella viscericola DSM 18177.
GTCGATATTCAAGCTGCAAAAAGCCTCGATAAAGGCCGAAGCCAACCGGGCGTTGGTGATAAGCGGAATGTTGAAGTCGATGGCTGCACGACGTATCTTGTAGCCGTTGTCGAGCTCCTTTTGCGTCAGATTCTTGGGAATGTTCACCACCAGGTCAATCTGCTTGTTGTGCAGCATCTCCAAGGCCTGAGGTTCGTGATCGCTCTCGCTGGGCCAGTAGACCTTCACGGCCGGGATACCGTTGTCGGTGAGGAACTGGTGCGTTCCGCCCGTGGCAAATAGGTTGTATCCCTTCTCATGCAGGAGCTGTGCGGCTTCGAGCATATCGGCCTTCTGTTTGGCGGTACCGGTTGAGAGCAGGATATTCTTTTTGGGAATCTGGTAGCCGACCGAGAGCATGGCTTTCAAGATGGCTTCGCTCGTGTCGAGTCCCAGACAGCCTACCTCGCCGGTCGAGGCCATGTCGACACCCAGCACAGGGTCGGCCTTCTGCAAGCGGGAGAAGGAGAATTGCGAGGCTTTGATGCCCACATAGTCGAGGTCGAACTCGTTCTTGCCCGGTTTTTCTACCGGCAGTCCCATCATCACCTTCGTGGCCAGTTCGATGAAGTTGATTTTCAAAACCTTCGATACGAACGGGAAGCTACGCGAAGCTCGCAGGTTGCACTCGATTACCTTGATGTCGTTGTTCTTGGCCAGGAACTGGATGTTGAAGGGGCCCGATATGTTGAGCGCCTGAGCTATCTGCCCGGCTACCTTCTTGATGCGTCGCACGGTCTCGACATAGAGCTTTTGCGGCGGGAACTGTATGGTGGCGTCGCCCGAGTGTACACCGGCAAACTCGATGTGCTCCGATATGGCGTAGATGATGATTTCGCCATTGCGGGCCACAGCGTCCATCTCAATCTCTTTGGCATGTTGGATAAACTCGCTGACAACAACCGGGTGTTTCTTCGATACGTTGGCGGCCAGTTGCAGGAACTGTTCCAGCTCGGCATTGTTCGAGCAGACGTTCATGGCAGCTCCCGAGAGTACGTAAGAGGGGCGCACCAGCACGGGATAGCCCACCTCTTTCACGAAGTCGTAGATGTCGGCCAACGAGGTCAGCTCGCGCCAGCGGGGCTGGTCGATACCCAGCGAGTCGAGCATCGACGAGAATTTGTGACGGTCTTCGGCGTTGTCGATACTGTCGGCCGTCGTACCCAGTATGCTCACGTGTTGCTCGTCGAGGCGCGTGGCCAGGTTGTTGGGTATCTGTCCACCGGTCGAGAGGATTACGCCGTGAGGATTTTCGAGTTCGAGAATATCCATCACCCGTTCGAAGGTCAGCTCGTCGAAATAGAGCCGGTCGCACATGTCGTAGTCGGTTGATACCGTCTCGGGGTTGTAGTTGATCATCACGCTGCGGTAACCCTCTTTGCGAATGGTATTCAAAGCCTGCACGCCGCACCAGTCGAACTCTACCGAGGAGCCGATGCGGTAGGCTCCCGAGCCCAGTACCACAATCGACTTGCGGTCGCCCAGGTATTTCACGTCGTTGGCGATACCGCTGTAAGTCAGATACAGATAGTTGGTCTGGGCCGGATATTCGGCAGCCAGCGTGTCGATTTGTTTTACCACGGGGACGATGCCCAGCGATTTGCGGAACTGGCGCACCCACTGCATGTGGCAGTCTTCCATCTTCTCTTTCCAGATGGCACGGGCGATCTGGAAATCGGAGAAGCCCTGTATCTTGGCCCTACGCATGAGGTCGTAGTATTTCTCGGGATTCTCGGCGCTGGTAATCGACTCGTCAAGCTCTTCCAAGTCGTGAGCCGTGCGCACGATGTTCATCAGTTTTTGCAGGAACCAGCAGTCGATTTTGGTCAGTTCGTGAATCTGGTCTACCGTATAACCGGCACGCATGGCCTTACTGATGACAAAGATACGTTTGTCGGTAGGCTCGTGCAGCGATTTGTCGATGTTGGGAATCACCAGTTCCTTATTCTCTACGAAGCCGTGCATGCCCTGACCAATCATGCGCAGACCTTTCTGGATAGCCTCCTCGAAGGTGCGGCCGATAGCCATGACCTCGCCGACCGATTTCATGCTCGAACCCAGTTCGCGGTCTACGCCCTGAAACTTACCCAAGTCCCAGCGGGGTATCTTGCAGACAATGTAGTCGAGTGCCGGCTCGAAGAAGGCGCTGGTCTCTTTGGTTACCGAGTTTTTCAAGTCGAACAGACCGTAACCCAATCCCAGTTTGGCGGCAACAAAGGCCAGCGGATAACCCGTGGCTTTCGAGGCGAGGGCCGACGAGCGGCTCAATCGGGCATTCACCTCGATTACCCGGTAGTCTTCCGACTTGGGATCGAAGGCATATTGTACGTTGCACTCGCCCACGATACCGATGTGACGAATGATGCGTATGGCCAGTTCGCGCAGTTTGTGATATTCGCTGTTGGTGAGCGTTTGCGACGGTGCCACCACGATACTTTCGCCCGTGTGGATTCCCAGCGGGTCGAAATTCTCCATGTTACATACCGTGATGCAGTTGTCGTAGCGGTCGCGCACCACCTCGTATTCGATCTCTTTCCAGCCTTTGAGCGATTTCTCTACCAGAATTTGGGGCGAGAACGACAGGGCCTTTTCGGCCTTGATGCGCAGCTCCTCTTCGTTGTCGCAGAAACCACTGCCCAAGCCTCCCAGGGCGTAGGCAGCCCGAATGATGATGGGGTAGCCCAGTTCGGCAGCCGCTTGGGCGGCATCTTCTATGGAGTTGACGGCCTCGCTCTTGATGGTCTTCACATCGATTTCATCGAGCTTTTTGACAAAGAGTTCGCGGTCCTCGGTGTCCATGATAGCCTGTACTGGTGTGCCCAGCACCTGCACGTTATACTTTTCGAGCGTGCCGGCCTGATAGAGTTGTACACCGCAGTTAAGAGCCGTCTGTCCGCCGAAGGCTAACAGAATACCGTCGGGTTTCTCCTTTTGGATGACCCGCTCGACAAAGTAGGGGGTTACCGGCAGGAAATAAATCTTGTCGGCTACACCCTCCGACGTCTGCACCGTAGCGATGTTGGGGTTGATCAAAACCGTCGTGATGCCTTCCTCTTTAAGGGCTTTCAAGGCTTGCGACCCGGAATAGTCAAATTCGCCGGCTTCACCTATTTTCAAGGCTCCGGAGCCCAACAACAGTACTTTCTTTATTTTTTTGATCTCTTCTTGGTTCATAGGTCTGATATTTCCGGGTTTACAACAGTTTTACAAATTCGTCGAATAAGAATTCGGTATCGGTAGGACCACTGGCGGCTTCGGGGTGGAACTGGGCCGAGAAGTAGGGTTTCGATTTGTGACGAATACCCTCGTTGGTCCCGTCGTTCATATTAATGAAGAGCGGTTCCCAATCGGCACCGAGGGTCGAGTTGTCTACGGCAAAGCCGTGATTCTGCGAGGTGATGAAGCAGCGGTTCGTGCCCACCTGACGCACCGGCTGGTTGTGACTGCGGTGGCCATATTTGAGCTTGTAGGTACGGGCTCCTCCGGCCTTCGACAGCAACTGGTTCCCCATGCAGATGCCGAAGATGGGTTTGATTCCGCTCATGGCCTGGCGTATGTGTTCTACGGTAATGCCACACATGTCGGGGTCGCCCGGACCGTTGGAGATAAACAGCCCGTCGTAGTCGAGCGTGTTGAAATCGTAATCCCAGGGTACGCGAATCACGGTCACATCGCGTTTGAGCAGGCAGCGGATAATGTTGTGCTTGACGCCACAATCGACCAGAACAACTTTTTTCTGCCCGTTCCCATATCGGATCACCTCTTTGCAGCTCACTTTGGCCACCAGATTGGAGAGGTTGGGGTCGACAAACTCGATGTCTTCGCCACCGTCGATGACGATTTTCCCTTTCATGGAACCATGCTCTCTCAATCGCTTGGTCAACTCGCGGGTGTCGATGTCGTAGATGCCGACTACTTGTTCTTCTTTCAACCAGTCGGCCAGACTTTTATCGGCGTTCCAGTGACTGTATTCAAACGAGTAGTCCGATACGACCAACGCTTCGACATGAATTTTCTCCGATTCATAGAATCGCGACAATCCATTCACCTTTTCCCGTCGAGGTACTCCGTAGTTTCCGATAAGTGGATAGGTAGTCACTAAGATTTGTCCGGAGTAGGAGGGGTCGGTCAAACTTTCGGGGTAGCCCGTCATGGCAGTGTTGAAGACGACCTCACCGGCAACAGGTTTTTCGTAGCCAAATGATTTCCCGACAAATACGGTACCGTCATCAAGGATTAGAGAAGCCTTTTTTGTTGTTTGCATTACGATAGAATTATATATGTATTAGTAATTAGCTTAGTTGAGTAAGGTGGATTTCTATCGTGAAAACCATGCAAAGATAATGAAAAAATCCCTATTCCACAGGTTTTGCCGACAGATTGTAGAAATAAATTTTTCGACGGGACTGGTAGACAATCCTATACCGACCTGTTTTATATAACATAAATATATTTATACAATATTTATACTTTCGATTTGTAACTATCTTTGTCAAAAAGGCTAATTTTGCGACGAAATAATTGCATTTAGTTTTAGAAAACCAAAATGTTGTATCAAAAAGAGTGTTCTTATGAGATTCACAAAAATGCAAGGGGCAGGCAATGATTATATTTACCTGAATGGATTTGAAAAATTGCCGGCCGATTTGGGCAGTTTGGCCCGACAAATGAGTGACCGGCATTTTGGAATAGGTTCCGATGGATTGGTAATCATCATGCCTTCCGACAGTTGCGATTTTCGCATGCGCATGTTCAACTCCGATGGGTCGGAGGCCGAGATGTGCGGGAATGCCTCACGCTGCGTGGGCAAATATGTATATGACAAGGGTCTGACTACGAAAAAGGAACTGACACTCGAAACTCTGGCCGGGGTAAAACACCTCACACTACATACACAGAACGGTACAGTAGAACAGGTGACTGTCGATATGGGAGAGCCCATCTTGTCGGCCCCCGAAATTCCGGTGAATCTTTCCGACAGTCCCGTTATCGCTCACCCGTTGGAGGTCGAGGGAGAGACGTTTGCCATCACTTGCGTGTCGATGGGCAATCCGCACGCTGTCATTTTTCTCGATGGAATGGACCGTTACGACCTGCATCACATCGGTTCGCTCATCGAGCATCACGAGCTCTTCCCTCGTCGCACCAACGTGGAGTTTGTCGAGGTACAGTCGCCGCAAGACCTGAGGATGCGGGTTTGGGAACGTGGCGCCGGTGAGACATTGGCCTGTGGAACCGGGGCTTGCGCTACGCTGGTAGCTGCCGTGCTCAACGGCCGGAGCGACCGTCGGGCTACACTGCATCTGCTGGGAGGTGACCTCTCCATCGAGTGGCGCGAACAGAACAATCGAATTTACATGACCGGCGGCGCCGTCACCGTCTTTGAAGGGGAATGGCCCGACGTCAAATAATAAATAAGTAGAAGTATATGGTATTGATTAATGAGAATTATCTGAAACTCACCGAGAGCTATCTTTTCTCGGATATAAAAAAGAAGGTAACGGCCTATCAGGAGCAACACCCCGAGGCCAGAATCATCAGTCTGGGCATTGGCGACGTGACGCGCCCCATCGTTCCGGCCATTATCGAGGCCATGCACAAGGCTGTCGATGAAATGGGCCATGCCGAAACTTTCCGGGGCTACGGACCTGAACAGGGTTACCGCTTTTTGCAGGACCGCATTATCGAACACGATTACCGTTCGCGGGGTGTCGAGCTCGATGCCGATGAGATTTTTGTGGGTGACGGAGCCAAGAGCGACTTGGGAAACATCGGCGATATTCTGAGTGTAAAGAATCGGGTAGCCGTGACCGATCCCGTCTATCCCGTCTATGTCGATACCAACGTCATGGCCGGTCGGGCCGGCGAGTTGGCCGGTGACGGTGAGCATTGGAGCCAGATTGTCTATCTGCCCTGTACGGCCGAAAACAATTTCGTCCCCGCATTGCCTACCGAACGTCCCGATATTATTTACCTGTGCTATCCCAATAACCCCACCGGCACGGCTCTCTCGAAAGAGGAGTTGCAGAAGTGGGTCGACTATGCTCTCGAAAACGAGTCGCTTATCCTCTTCGATGCCGCCTACGAGGCCTTTATCCACGACGAGAATATCCCGCACAGCATCTACGAGATGAAGGGTGCCAAACAGGTTGCCATCGAATTCCGCAGCTTCTCCAAGACAGCCGGCTTTACAGGCTTGCGCTGCGGCTATACCGTTGTACCCAA
It contains:
- the carB gene encoding carbamoyl-phosphate synthase (glutamine-hydrolyzing) large subunit, which encodes MNQEEIKKIKKVLLLGSGALKIGEAGEFDYSGSQALKALKEEGITTVLINPNIATVQTSEGVADKIYFLPVTPYFVERVIQKEKPDGILLAFGGQTALNCGVQLYQAGTLEKYNVQVLGTPVQAIMDTEDRELFVKKLDEIDVKTIKSEAVNSIEDAAQAAAELGYPIIIRAAYALGGLGSGFCDNEEELRIKAEKALSFSPQILVEKSLKGWKEIEYEVVRDRYDNCITVCNMENFDPLGIHTGESIVVAPSQTLTNSEYHKLRELAIRIIRHIGIVGECNVQYAFDPKSEDYRVIEVNARLSRSSALASKATGYPLAFVAAKLGLGYGLFDLKNSVTKETSAFFEPALDYIVCKIPRWDLGKFQGVDRELGSSMKSVGEVMAIGRTFEEAIQKGLRMIGQGMHGFVENKELVIPNIDKSLHEPTDKRIFVISKAMRAGYTVDQIHELTKIDCWFLQKLMNIVRTAHDLEELDESITSAENPEKYYDLMRRAKIQGFSDFQIARAIWKEKMEDCHMQWVRQFRKSLGIVPVVKQIDTLAAEYPAQTNYLYLTYSGIANDVKYLGDRKSIVVLGSGAYRIGSSVEFDWCGVQALNTIRKEGYRSVMINYNPETVSTDYDMCDRLYFDELTFERVMDILELENPHGVILSTGGQIPNNLATRLDEQHVSILGTTADSIDNAEDRHKFSSMLDSLGIDQPRWRELTSLADIYDFVKEVGYPVLVRPSYVLSGAAMNVCSNNAELEQFLQLAANVSKKHPVVVSEFIQHAKEIEMDAVARNGEIIIYAISEHIEFAGVHSGDATIQFPPQKLYVETVRRIKKVAGQIAQALNISGPFNIQFLAKNNDIKVIECNLRASRSFPFVSKVLKINFIELATKVMMGLPVEKPGKNEFDLDYVGIKASQFSFSRLQKADPVLGVDMASTGEVGCLGLDTSEAILKAMLSVGYQIPKKNILLSTGTAKQKADMLEAAQLLHEKGYNLFATGGTHQFLTDNGIPAVKVYWPSESDHEPQALEMLHNKQIDLVVNIPKNLTQKELDNGYKIRRAAIDFNIPLITNARLASAFIEAFCSLNIDDIQIKSWDEYK
- the carA gene encoding glutamine-hydrolyzing carbamoyl-phosphate synthase small subunit, with the protein product MQTTKKASLILDDGTVFVGKSFGYEKPVAGEVVFNTAMTGYPESLTDPSYSGQILVTTYPLIGNYGVPRREKVNGLSRFYESEKIHVEALVVSDYSFEYSHWNADKSLADWLKEEQVVGIYDIDTRELTKRLREHGSMKGKIVIDGGEDIEFVDPNLSNLVAKVSCKEVIRYGNGQKKVVLVDCGVKHNIIRCLLKRDVTVIRVPWDYDFNTLDYDGLFISNGPGDPDMCGITVEHIRQAMSGIKPIFGICMGNQLLSKAGGARTYKLKYGHRSHNQPVRQVGTNRCFITSQNHGFAVDNSTLGADWEPLFINMNDGTNEGIRHKSKPYFSAQFHPEAASGPTDTEFLFDEFVKLL
- the dapF gene encoding diaminopimelate epimerase, which encodes MRFTKMQGAGNDYIYLNGFEKLPADLGSLARQMSDRHFGIGSDGLVIIMPSDSCDFRMRMFNSDGSEAEMCGNASRCVGKYVYDKGLTTKKELTLETLAGVKHLTLHTQNGTVEQVTVDMGEPILSAPEIPVNLSDSPVIAHPLEVEGETFAITCVSMGNPHAVIFLDGMDRYDLHHIGSLIEHHELFPRRTNVEFVEVQSPQDLRMRVWERGAGETLACGTGACATLVAAVLNGRSDRRATLHLLGGDLSIEWREQNNRIYMTGGAVTVFEGEWPDVK
- a CDS encoding LL-diaminopimelate aminotransferase, which codes for MVLINENYLKLTESYLFSDIKKKVTAYQEQHPEARIISLGIGDVTRPIVPAIIEAMHKAVDEMGHAETFRGYGPEQGYRFLQDRIIEHDYRSRGVELDADEIFVGDGAKSDLGNIGDILSVKNRVAVTDPVYPVYVDTNVMAGRAGELAGDGEHWSQIVYLPCTAENNFVPALPTERPDIIYLCYPNNPTGTALSKEELQKWVDYALENESLILFDAAYEAFIHDENIPHSIYEMKGAKQVAIEFRSFSKTAGFTGLRCGYTVVPKELKLYNAAGEKVGVNRLWNRRQTTKFNGTSYIVQRAAEAAYSQLGTQQIKESIEYYMRNARLLKESLQRIGLQIFGGDNAPYIWVKTPNGLSSWKFFDRLLHECHIVGTPGVGFGPSGEGYFRLTAFGRYEDTVEAISRIQEWKL